One genomic window of Actinoalloteichus hoggarensis includes the following:
- a CDS encoding L-threonylcarbamoyladenylate synthase: MSISYDCNSSDTRQAGLSAAADAVRAGQLVVLPTDTLYGIGCDAFDADAVRSLLATKGRGPDMPVPVLVGSWTTIDGLVLTVPRSARTLIEAFWPGGLSLVLPHAPSLAWDLGRTRGTVMLRMPLHPVALELLRDVGPMAVSSANRSGRPPATTAEAARDQLGDDVRVYLDGGTAEHAVASTIVDLTGGAPRVLREGAVSTAAISEALGVDVAVE, from the coding sequence GTGAGCATCAGCTACGACTGCAACAGCTCGGACACCCGGCAGGCAGGGCTGTCCGCCGCCGCCGACGCGGTGCGCGCGGGCCAACTGGTGGTGCTGCCCACCGACACGCTCTACGGCATAGGCTGCGACGCCTTCGACGCGGACGCGGTGCGTTCGCTGCTCGCCACGAAGGGCCGAGGACCGGACATGCCCGTACCGGTGCTGGTCGGCTCGTGGACGACCATCGACGGACTCGTGCTGACCGTGCCCCGATCGGCCCGCACGCTGATCGAGGCATTCTGGCCCGGCGGGTTGTCGCTGGTGCTGCCGCACGCGCCGTCGCTGGCGTGGGACCTGGGACGTACGCGCGGCACGGTGATGCTGCGGATGCCGCTGCACCCCGTCGCGCTGGAACTGCTGCGTGACGTCGGTCCGATGGCCGTGTCCAGCGCGAACCGTTCCGGCCGTCCGCCCGCCACCACGGCGGAGGCGGCTCGCGATCAACTCGGCGACGACGTCCGCGTCTACCTCGACGGCGGGACGGCCGAGCACGCGGTGGCCTCCACGATCGTCGATCTCACCGGCGGCGCGCCGAGGGTGCTGCGGGAGGGGGCGGTCTCCACGGCGGCGATCTCGGAGGCGCTCGGCGTCGACGTCGCCGTGGAATGA
- the glyA gene encoding serine hydroxymethyltransferase, with protein sequence MSTPFWGPDFGALQSTDPEIADVVLGELSRLRGGLQLIASENLTSPAVLAALGSTLSNKYAEGYPGRRYYGGCAEVDKAELIGIERAKELFGAEHVNMQPHSGASANIAAYAAFAKPGDTILAMDLKQGGHLTHGAKVNFSGKWFNPVSYSVRKDTELIDYDQVRDLAREHQPKIIIAGATAYPRLIDFAAFREIADEVGAILMVDAAHFIGLVAGKAIPSPVPYADVVTFSTHKVLRGPRGGMILSREEHAKAIDKAVFPFNQGGPLMHSIAGKAVALKEAATPEYEAYAAQVVTNAGALAKSLEDEGMRAVSGGTDTHLALIDLRGLGVTGAQAEARADAANITLNKNAIPYDPEKPMTASGIRVGSPSVTTQGMVEADMVRIGSLIARAVRAEPGTQAGDAELAEVAAAVGELVAAHPAYPRPA encoded by the coding sequence GTGAGCACGCCGTTCTGGGGCCCGGACTTCGGTGCCCTCCAGTCCACTGATCCGGAGATCGCCGACGTCGTCCTGGGTGAGTTGAGCCGGCTGCGCGGCGGCCTCCAGCTCATCGCCAGCGAGAACCTGACCAGCCCGGCCGTCCTGGCCGCGCTCGGGTCGACGCTGTCGAACAAGTACGCGGAGGGCTACCCCGGTCGTCGTTACTACGGCGGCTGCGCGGAGGTCGACAAGGCCGAGCTGATCGGCATCGAGCGCGCCAAGGAGCTCTTCGGCGCCGAGCACGTCAACATGCAGCCGCACTCCGGCGCCAGTGCGAACATCGCCGCCTACGCCGCGTTCGCGAAGCCGGGCGACACCATTCTCGCGATGGACCTCAAGCAGGGCGGGCACCTGACCCACGGCGCGAAGGTCAACTTCTCGGGCAAGTGGTTCAACCCGGTCTCCTACAGCGTCCGCAAGGACACCGAGCTGATCGACTACGACCAGGTCCGGGACCTGGCGAGGGAGCACCAGCCGAAGATCATCATCGCAGGCGCCACCGCGTACCCCCGGCTGATCGACTTCGCCGCGTTCCGCGAGATCGCCGACGAGGTCGGCGCCATCCTGATGGTCGACGCCGCCCACTTCATCGGCCTGGTGGCGGGCAAGGCCATCCCCTCGCCGGTGCCCTACGCCGACGTCGTCACCTTCAGCACGCACAAGGTCCTGCGCGGGCCGCGCGGCGGCATGATCCTGAGCCGCGAGGAGCACGCGAAGGCCATCGACAAGGCCGTCTTCCCGTTCAACCAGGGCGGCCCGCTGATGCACTCGATCGCGGGCAAGGCGGTGGCGCTCAAGGAGGCGGCCACCCCGGAGTACGAGGCCTACGCCGCCCAGGTCGTCACCAACGCGGGCGCGCTGGCCAAGTCTTTGGAGGACGAGGGGATGCGGGCCGTCTCCGGCGGCACCGACACCCATCTCGCCCTGATCGACCTGCGTGGTCTCGGTGTGACGGGCGCCCAGGCCGAGGCGCGGGCGGACGCCGCGAACATCACGCTGAACAAGAACGCGATCCCGTACGACCCCGAGAAGCCGATGACGGCCTCGGGCATCCGGGTCGGCTCCCCGTCGGTCACCACTCAGGGCATGGTCGAGGCCGACATGGTGCGGATCGGCTCGCTGATCGCCCGTGCGGTGCGGGCCGAGCCGGGAACGCAGGCCGGCGACGCCGAGCTGGCCGAGGTCGCCGCCGCGGTCGGTGAACTCGTCGCCGCCCACCCCGCCTACCCGCGCCCCGCCTGA
- a CDS encoding glycosyltransferase family 4 protein yields the protein MGVPSAFVPVGLPVREYLLVCLTAAAVTFLITGVIRLFAIKVGAVAHPRQRDVHVKPMPRMGGIAIFIGVLAGMLLAFRLPVLSRAFEYSNDIIAVIVAGAVIVMIGGLDDRFELDSLTKLAGQVTAAGILVLYGVQWFFFWVPWGGVDGGVGSLLSLSDNQGGVLTVLLAVAMINAMNFVDGLDGLAAGIGLISALAIWAFSMTLLEDVVAYPPALIAATLAGGCLGFLPYNFQPAKLFMGDSGSMLIGLMLVAASTTASGRIDYSRYGGSDALALLSPLVVVAAVLFLPMLDLIMAVIRRTRRGQSPFSADKMHLHHRLLEIGHSQRRAVLLIYLWAAVLAFGAVALTLFEPVVVGWGMGAALIVVITTSAIPRLRARRRERTQAG from the coding sequence GTGGGCGTTCCGTCCGCTTTCGTCCCAGTGGGACTGCCTGTTCGGGAATACCTGCTGGTCTGCCTGACGGCGGCGGCGGTGACCTTCCTGATCACCGGGGTGATCCGGCTCTTCGCCATCAAGGTCGGCGCGGTCGCCCATCCTCGGCAACGTGACGTGCACGTCAAGCCGATGCCGAGGATGGGCGGGATCGCCATCTTCATCGGCGTCCTCGCCGGAATGCTGCTCGCCTTCCGGCTGCCCGTGCTCAGCCGCGCCTTCGAGTACTCCAACGACATCATCGCGGTGATCGTGGCGGGCGCGGTGATCGTGATGATCGGCGGACTCGACGACCGCTTCGAGCTCGACTCGCTCACCAAGCTCGCCGGGCAGGTCACCGCGGCGGGAATCCTGGTGCTCTACGGCGTCCAGTGGTTCTTCTTCTGGGTGCCGTGGGGCGGCGTCGACGGCGGCGTCGGCTCGCTGCTGTCGCTCAGTGACAACCAGGGCGGCGTGCTGACCGTCCTGCTCGCGGTGGCGATGATCAACGCGATGAACTTCGTCGACGGTCTCGACGGACTCGCGGCGGGCATCGGACTGATCTCCGCGTTGGCGATCTGGGCCTTCTCGATGACCCTGCTCGAAGACGTCGTCGCCTATCCGCCCGCGTTGATCGCCGCGACGCTGGCGGGCGGCTGCCTGGGATTCCTGCCCTACAACTTCCAACCGGCGAAGCTGTTCATGGGAGATTCGGGGTCGATGCTGATCGGCCTGATGCTCGTGGCGGCCAGCACGACCGCGTCGGGTCGCATCGACTACTCGCGCTACGGCGGCTCCGACGCGCTGGCGCTGCTCTCGCCGCTGGTGGTGGTGGCGGCGGTGCTGTTCCTGCCGATGCTCGACCTCATCATGGCGGTGATCCGGCGGACGCGGCGCGGGCAGAGCCCGTTCAGCGCCGACAAGATGCACCTGCATCACCGGCTGTTGGAGATCGGCCATTCGCAGCGCCGCGCGGTGCTGCTCATCTATCTGTGGGCGGCCGTGCTGGCCTTCGGCGCCGTGGCGTTGACGCTGTTCGAGCCGGTCGTGGTCGGCTGGGGCATGGGGGCGGCGTTGATCGTCGTGATCACCACGTCGGCGATCCCGAGGCTGCGGGCCCGCCGACGGGAGCGGACCCAGGCGGGCTGA
- the atpB gene encoding F0F1 ATP synthase subunit A, which produces MLAATLAAGGAPEFHAPGLEEFYPAAVLFEGTIFEINRIMLIRLLVVLALSLFFIFALRRTRLVPRGLQNFAEWCLDFVRLQIAEEILGKVQGRRFLPVLMILFFGIFGMNITGVIPFLNIGATSLIGFPLVMALFVWVVFIVAGIKAQGGGAFLKNTVMPPGVPGWMAPIMIPIEFASAFVVRPFSLTVRLLANMLAGHIILVLFFSATHFLFFEAGSALIAPAGLLTLTMGFAFTLFEIMVAVLQAYIFTLLAAVYIDLSQHAEH; this is translated from the coding sequence GTGTTGGCCGCCACGCTGGCCGCAGGCGGAGCGCCCGAGTTCCACGCGCCGGGCCTGGAGGAGTTCTACCCCGCTGCGGTCCTGTTCGAAGGCACCATCTTCGAGATCAACCGCATCATGCTGATCCGCCTGCTCGTGGTGCTGGCGTTGTCGCTGTTCTTCATCTTCGCGCTGCGCAGGACCAGGCTGGTGCCGCGCGGCCTGCAGAACTTCGCCGAGTGGTGCCTGGACTTCGTCCGGCTGCAGATCGCCGAGGAGATCCTCGGCAAGGTCCAGGGACGCCGGTTCCTTCCGGTGCTGATGATCTTGTTCTTCGGCATCTTCGGCATGAACATCACCGGTGTCATCCCGTTCCTCAACATCGGTGCCACCAGTCTCATCGGCTTCCCACTGGTGATGGCCCTCTTCGTCTGGGTGGTCTTCATCGTCGCGGGCATCAAGGCTCAGGGCGGCGGCGCCTTCCTGAAGAACACCGTGATGCCGCCCGGGGTCCCGGGGTGGATGGCGCCGATCATGATCCCGATCGAGTTCGCCTCGGCCTTCGTGGTCCGGCCGTTCTCGCTCACGGTGCGGCTCCTGGCGAACATGCTCGCCGGCCACATCATCCTGGTGCTGTTCTTCTCAGCCACCCATTTTTTGTTCTTCGAGGCGGGCTCCGCCTTGATCGCGCCTGCCGGCCTGCTCACCCTGACCATGGGTTTCGCGTTCACCCTCTTCGAGATCATGGTCGCCGTCCTGCAGGCCTACATCTTCACTCTGCTCGCCGCGGTCTACATCGATCTCTCGCAGCACGCCGAGCACTAA
- the atpE gene encoding ATP synthase F0 subunit C, giving the protein MDILAQSVDILAQTTEGQAGITGNIATIGYGLATLGPALGIGILVGKTVESMARQPEIAGQLRTTMILGIAFVELLGLLGLVAGILFGGLG; this is encoded by the coding sequence GTGGACATCCTCGCGCAGTCGGTCGACATCCTCGCCCAGACGACCGAAGGTCAGGCCGGCATCACCGGAAACATCGCGACCATCGGCTACGGCCTCGCGACGCTCGGCCCGGCCCTCGGTATCGGCATCCTGGTCGGGAAGACCGTCGAGAGCATGGCCCGTCAGCCCGAGATCGCGGGCCAGCTGCGTACCACCATGATCCTCGGTATCGCCTTCGTCGAGCTGCTCGGCCTGCTCGGCCTGGTCGCGGGCATCCTCTTCGGCGGCCTCGGCTGA
- a CDS encoding F0F1 ATP synthase subunit B, with protein MAIDAVLAEAQNPLLPASYDIIWSLVCFVAIAFLFWKYVMPRFGALLDERAAKIEGGIAKAEAAQAEAAELLEQYKAQLAEARSEAARIRDDARAEGEQIVEEMRQRAQEESARILAQGQLQLDAQRAQIVTELRGDLGRIAVDLAGRVVGESLEDEARQRGTVDRFLDELDSVSAPAKS; from the coding sequence GTGGCTATTGACGCAGTGCTGGCGGAGGCGCAGAACCCGCTCCTGCCTGCCTCGTACGACATCATCTGGTCCCTGGTCTGCTTCGTCGCCATCGCCTTCCTCTTCTGGAAGTACGTGATGCCCCGCTTCGGCGCCCTGCTCGACGAGCGCGCGGCCAAGATCGAGGGCGGCATCGCCAAGGCGGAGGCCGCACAGGCCGAGGCCGCGGAGCTGCTGGAGCAGTACAAGGCCCAGCTCGCCGAGGCGCGTTCCGAGGCGGCCCGGATTCGGGACGACGCTCGAGCCGAAGGCGAGCAGATCGTCGAGGAGATGCGGCAGCGTGCTCAGGAGGAGTCCGCCCGCATCCTCGCGCAGGGGCAGCTTCAGCTCGACGCGCAGCGGGCGCAGATCGTCACGGAGCTCCGGGGCGACCTGGGGCGCATCGCGGTCGACCTGGCCGGACGAGTGGTCGGCGAATCCCTGGAGGACGAGGCCCGGCAGCGCGGGACCGTCGACCGGTTCCTCGACGAGCTGGACTCCGTGTCGGCGCCGGCCAAGTCGTGA
- a CDS encoding F0F1 ATP synthase subunit delta, producing the protein MTTLNAASRDAFAEAERRLFAELDGTTAEVAAGLGEDLSAVARLLGRETGLRRAVGDPSADSATREGLVRAVLGEKVGERAFAVLAAAVTARWSSPRELVHGIVLLGRTALLISAEKDGRLDAVEDELFRLGRIVASRPDLEQLLSDPAGNVGGKTALVRGLLADKVESVTLSLVEDLLHRLRGGDVVEEIDELAGAAAARRERSVAYVRTAVPLTEAQQTRLAATLTRIYARQVALHLEVDPTVGGGLLIRVGDEVIDGTAAGRLAALGRRLAG; encoded by the coding sequence GTGACCACACTCAACGCCGCGAGTCGAGACGCCTTCGCCGAAGCCGAGCGACGGCTGTTCGCCGAACTCGACGGCACGACCGCCGAGGTGGCGGCCGGGCTGGGCGAGGACCTGAGTGCGGTGGCTCGGCTGCTCGGCCGGGAGACCGGCCTGCGGAGGGCGGTCGGGGACCCGTCCGCCGACTCCGCTACCCGCGAGGGTCTCGTCCGGGCGGTGCTCGGCGAGAAGGTCGGTGAGCGGGCTTTCGCGGTGCTGGCCGCCGCGGTCACCGCTCGCTGGTCCAGCCCGCGTGAGCTGGTCCACGGCATCGTGCTGCTCGGCCGGACCGCGTTGCTGATCAGCGCCGAGAAGGACGGGCGTCTCGACGCGGTGGAGGACGAGCTCTTCCGGCTCGGGCGCATCGTGGCGAGCAGGCCGGATCTCGAACAGCTGCTGAGCGATCCGGCGGGCAACGTCGGCGGTAAGACCGCGCTGGTCCGCGGCCTGCTGGCCGACAAGGTCGAGTCCGTGACCCTGTCGCTGGTGGAAGACCTGCTACACCGCCTGCGCGGCGGTGACGTGGTCGAGGAGATCGACGAGCTCGCCGGTGCGGCTGCCGCCCGGCGAGAGCGTTCGGTCGCCTACGTGCGGACCGCCGTGCCTCTCACCGAGGCGCAGCAGACCAGGCTGGCCGCGACGCTGACCCGAATCTATGCACGTCAGGTGGCTTTGCACCTGGAGGTGGACCCGACGGTGGGCGGTGGACTGCTGATCCGAGTCGGCGACGAGGTGATCGACGGCACCGCCGCGGGGCGGCTGGCCGCACTCGGTCGTCGGCTCGCGGGCTGA
- the atpA gene encoding F0F1 ATP synthase subunit alpha: MAELTISSDEIRSAIEKYVSSYSPEVNREEVGVVVDTSDGIAHVEGLPSAMTNELLEFPGGVLGVALNLEAREIGAVILGDYDTIEEGQEVKRTGQVLSVPVGDNFLGRVIDPLGAPIDGLGEIVAETTRPLELQAASVVQRQPVGEPMQTGIKAIDAITPIGRGQRQLIIGDRKTGKTTVCVDTIINQKANWATGDPTQQVRCIYVAIGQKGSTIAGVKAALEEAGALEYTTIVAAPASDSAGFKWIAPYVGSALGQHWMYQGKHVLIVFDDLTKQAEAYRAISLLLRRPPGREAYPGDVFYLHSRLLERCAKLSDELGAGSMTGLPIIETKANDVSAYIPTNVISITDGQVFLESDLFNAGQRPAINVGVSVSRVGGAAQTKAMKSVVGTLRIDLSQFRELEAFAAFASDLDASSKAQLDRGSRLMELLRQDAYSPVPVAEQIVSIYAGTKGYLDSVPIADVRRFESELHDFLRRRHEGILSEIFETKKLSSENEERLATAINEFKEQFTASDGSSVVVREAEAEAMDADNVGQESVKVHRPAPAKK; encoded by the coding sequence ATGGCGGAGCTGACGATCTCGTCGGACGAGATCCGCAGTGCGATCGAGAAGTACGTCTCCAGCTACTCCCCGGAGGTCAACCGGGAAGAGGTCGGCGTCGTCGTCGACACCAGCGATGGCATCGCCCATGTCGAGGGCCTGCCCTCGGCGATGACCAACGAGCTGCTGGAGTTCCCCGGCGGCGTGCTCGGCGTGGCGCTGAACCTGGAGGCCAGGGAGATCGGCGCGGTCATCCTCGGTGACTACGACACCATCGAGGAGGGCCAGGAGGTCAAGCGGACCGGGCAGGTGCTGTCCGTTCCCGTGGGTGACAACTTCCTCGGTCGGGTCATCGACCCGCTGGGCGCCCCCATCGACGGACTCGGTGAGATCGTCGCCGAGACCACTCGTCCGCTGGAGCTGCAGGCCGCCTCGGTCGTGCAGCGGCAGCCGGTCGGCGAGCCGATGCAGACCGGCATCAAGGCCATCGACGCGATCACGCCGATCGGCCGCGGCCAGCGACAGCTGATCATCGGCGACCGTAAGACCGGCAAGACCACGGTCTGCGTCGACACGATCATCAACCAGAAGGCCAACTGGGCGACCGGCGACCCGACGCAGCAGGTGCGCTGCATCTACGTCGCGATCGGGCAGAAGGGCTCCACCATCGCGGGCGTCAAGGCCGCGCTGGAGGAGGCGGGCGCGCTGGAGTACACCACCATCGTCGCCGCCCCCGCCTCGGACTCGGCGGGCTTCAAGTGGATCGCCCCGTACGTCGGCTCGGCGCTCGGTCAGCACTGGATGTACCAGGGCAAGCACGTCCTGATCGTCTTCGACGACCTGACCAAGCAGGCGGAGGCCTACCGCGCCATCTCGCTGCTGCTGCGTCGCCCGCCGGGCCGCGAGGCCTACCCCGGTGACGTGTTCTACCTGCACTCGCGGCTGCTGGAGCGGTGCGCGAAGCTCTCCGACGAGCTGGGCGCGGGCTCGATGACCGGTCTGCCGATCATCGAGACCAAGGCCAACGACGTGTCGGCCTACATCCCGACCAACGTCATCTCCATCACCGACGGACAGGTGTTCCTGGAGTCCGACCTGTTCAACGCAGGTCAGCGACCCGCCATCAACGTCGGTGTGTCGGTCTCCCGAGTCGGCGGCGCCGCGCAGACCAAGGCGATGAAGTCGGTCGTCGGCACCCTGCGGATCGACCTGTCGCAGTTCCGCGAGCTGGAGGCCTTCGCGGCCTTCGCCTCCGACCTCGACGCCTCCTCCAAGGCACAGCTCGACCGGGGTTCGCGCCTCATGGAGCTGCTGCGGCAGGACGCCTACTCGCCGGTGCCGGTCGCCGAGCAGATCGTCTCGATCTACGCGGGCACCAAGGGCTACCTCGACTCGGTGCCGATCGCGGACGTGCGTCGCTTCGAGTCGGAGCTGCACGACTTCCTCCGCCGCAGGCACGAGGGCATCCTGAGCGAGATCTTCGAGACCAAGAAGCTCTCCTCGGAGAACGAGGAGCGGCTCGCCACGGCGATCAACGAGTTCAAGGAGCAGTTCACCGCCTCCGACGGCTCGTCGGTCGTGGTGCGCGAGGCCGAGGCCGAGGCGATGGACGCCGACAACGTCGGTCAGGAATCCGTGAAGGTTCACCGACCGGCTCCGGCCAAGAAGTGA